In Oncorhynchus clarkii lewisi isolate Uvic-CL-2024 chromosome 2, UVic_Ocla_1.0, whole genome shotgun sequence, one DNA window encodes the following:
- the LOC139379035 gene encoding exopolyphosphatase PRUNE1-like gives MDIFLKSCRNELKGNAEGSPGFHVVLGNEACDLDSMVSALAYAYFLFKTLDSGKVLLPVLNIPRQEFPLHTDNAFLLRESGLSQDDLVFRDEVDLGSLHRAGRLDLTLVDHNVLPSSDCDLEEAVLEVIDHHLLERKPSPSCPVTVETVGSCSTLVAERIIQKAPQVLDQQVAQLLYGTIVLDCVNMAPEAGKVTPKDSQYAGLLETHFPNLPPRGVLFQSLQNAKFDVSGLTTEQMLLKDMKVASEGDLKLAVSVIYMTLEAFLQRQSLQQELCEFCHKHSYNLVVAMTISFNDNKEPFRQLAVYSSSTLYRGEMSQALEQARSPSLSLSPMSSPYSDIRAYLQGNTLASRKKVLPIIKDFLRDRERREVHCGTLEESYEVPQQRACTEDAGIEEDSYFPPTPMNSLVEGCPLDNGLPKISAEALTEKFSKMASEEENAGGL, from the exons ATggatatatttttaaaaagctgTCGCAATGAACTGAAG GGGAACGCAGAGGGCAGCCCAGGGTTCCATGTGGTCCTGGGGAACGAGGCCTGTGACCTGGACTCCATGGTGTCAGCTCTGGCCTACGCATACTTCCTGTTCAAG acACTTGATTCTGGGAAAGTTCTTCTTCCCGTTCTGAACATTCCCCGGCAAGAGTTCCCGCTGCACACGGACAATGCCTtcctgctgagagagagtggcCTCTCCCAGGATGACCTGGTGTTCCGGGACGAGGTGGACCTGGGGAGTCTACACCGGGCCGGCCGGCTGGACCTCACACTGGTGGACCACAACGTGCTGCCCAG CTCTGACTGTGATCTAGAAGAGGCGGTGTTGGAGGTGATCGACCATCACCTCCTGGAGAGGAagccctctccctcctgtcccgtTACCGTGGAGACGGTGGGCTCCTGCTCCACCCTGGTGGCAGAACGGATCATCCAGAAAGCCCCTCAAGTCCTCGACCAACAGGTGGCCCAGCTCTTATATG GCACCATAGTGTTAGACTGTGTGAACATGGCCCCAGAGGCAGGGAAAGTCACCCCTAAAGACAGCCAGTACGCTGGCCTCCTGGAGACTCACTTCCCCAACCTGCCACCAAGGGGCGTCCTCTTCCAGTCCTTGCAGAATGCTAAATTTGACGTGTCAG GTCTTACCACAGAACAGATGCTTCTGAAAGACATGAAGGTGGCATCGGAAGGAGATTTAAAACTGGCAGTCAGtgtgatatatatgacactggaG GCTTTTCTACAGAGACAAAGCTTACAGCAAGAGCTCTGTGAGTTCTGCCACAAGCACAGCTACAACCTGGTGGTGGCCATGACGATCTCCTTCAACGATAACAAGGAGCCCTTCAGGCAGCTGGCCGTCTACAGCTCCAGCACCCTCTACAGGGGGGAG ATGAGCCAAGCCTTGGAGCAAGCCCGGAGCCCCAGTCTGAGCCTGAGTCCAATGAGCAGCCCTTACTCGGACATCAGGGCTTACCTCCAGGGCAACACGTTGGCCTCCAGGAAGAAGGTGCTGCCCATCATCAAGGACTTCCTGAGGGACAGGGAGCGAAGAGAGGTGCATTGTGGGACCCTAGAGGAGAGTTACGAGGTACCACAGCAACGAGCGTGCACTGAGGACGCTGGGATAGAGGAGGACTCCTACTTCCCCCCCACCCCTATGAACAGTCTGGTGGAGGGCTGTCCCCTTGACAACGGACTGCCAAAGATCAGCGCTGAAGCTCTGACGGAGAAGTTCAGCAAGATGGCCAGCGAAGAGGAGAACGCAGGGGGACTCTGA